Proteins from one Clostridia bacterium genomic window:
- the rpsG gene encoding 30S ribosomal protein S7, which translates to MPRRSGVPKRDVLPDPIYNDKVVTKLVNQIMMDGKKGTAESIVYGAFHIVEEKTGTSPVEVFKKALANVMPQVEVKARRVGGATYQVPQEIREERRQTLGIRWLVTFMRKRSEKTSDQRLAGELMDASNGMGNAVKKRDEMHRMAEANKAFAHYRW; encoded by the coding sequence ATGCCAAGAAGAAGTGGTGTGCCTAAGCGTGACGTGCTCCCCGATCCGATTTATAACGATAAGGTCGTTACCAAATTGGTCAACCAGATCATGATGGACGGCAAGAAAGGAACGGCGGAATCCATCGTTTACGGGGCATTTCATATTGTTGAGGAAAAAACCGGCACCAGCCCTGTGGAAGTTTTCAAGAAAGCCCTTGCGAACGTTATGCCTCAGGTCGAAGTGAAGGCGAGAAGGGTCGGCGGCGCGACGTATCAAGTCCCCCAAGAGATCCGTGAAGAAAGAAGGCAAACTTTGGGCATTCGTTGGCTCGTTACCTTTATGAGAAAGCGCAGCGAGAAGACGAGCGATCAAAGGCTTGCGGGCGAGCTTATGGACGCGTCGAACGGCATGGGCAACGCAGTCAAGAAGAGAGACGAAATGCATCGTATGGCGGAAGCCAACAAGGCGTTTGCTCACTATCGTTGGTAG
- the rpsL gene encoding 30S ribosomal protein S12 → MPTINQLIRHGREKQESKTLAPILQSCPQRRGVCLSVTTTTPKKPNSAMRKIARVRLSNGMEGTVYIPGIGHNLQEHSVVLIRGGRVKDLPGVRYHIVRGALDTAGVAKRKQARSKYGAKKPK, encoded by the coding sequence ATGCCAACAATCAATCAGTTAATTAGGCACGGTAGAGAGAAGCAAGAGTCCAAGACGCTCGCTCCTATTTTGCAAAGCTGCCCGCAACGTCGCGGCGTTTGTCTTTCCGTTACTACCACGACGCCTAAGAAGCCGAACTCCGCAATGCGTAAGATCGCGAGGGTGCGCCTCTCGAACGGAATGGAAGGTACCGTCTATATCCCCGGTATCGGTCATAACCTTCAAGAGCACAGCGTCGTTTTGATCCGTGGCGGCAGGGTTAAGGACTTACCTGGTGTTAGGTATCATATCGTGCGTGGAGCGCTCGATACTGCCGGCGTTGCGAAACGTAAGCAGGCTCGTTCCAAGTACGGCGCAAAGAAGCCTAAATAA
- a CDS encoding ribosomal L7Ae/L30e/S12e/Gadd45 family protein, whose translation MAEDYKSLIENSPKKFVGLKQVLRGITDGIVWCVILSSDCEEFVKKAVRDAARGKEIAFKKAPTMSELGKAAKIDVGAAVVGLLR comes from the coding sequence GTGGCGGAAGATTATAAAAGCTTAATCGAGAATTCTCCCAAGAAATTTGTCGGGCTGAAACAAGTTTTGCGGGGTATTACAGACGGCATCGTATGGTGTGTCATACTGTCGTCCGATTGCGAAGAATTCGTCAAAAAAGCCGTTCGGGATGCGGCGCGCGGAAAAGAGATCGCCTTTAAGAAGGCTCCGACTATGTCGGAGCTCGGAAAAGCGGCGAAGATCGACGTCGGCGCGGCGGTCGTGGGGCTTCTGAGATAA